The following proteins come from a genomic window of Pleuronectes platessa chromosome 2, fPlePla1.1, whole genome shotgun sequence:
- the asip1 gene encoding agouti signaling protein 1: MHSFLLLGCFVLATTESFLGSAHMIPDERLSTNKVDVSNIVSQSLDIASPPVVIIELPKSVKSKRAKKQKQKKKKMARRPRPPADCVPLWGSCKSSGNVCCDFCAFCQCRLFRTVCVCRMGNPRC; the protein is encoded by the exons ATGCACTCCTTCCTGCTGCTCGGCTGTTTTGTTCTCGCCACAACAGAGTCCTTCCTGGGCTCTGCCCACATGATCCCTGACGAGAGGCTCTCCACCAATAAGGTGGATGTGTCGAACATCGTGTCTCAAAGCCTCGACATCGCCTCACCCCCTGTCGTAATCATTG AGTTACCCAAATCCGTCAAGAGCAAGAGAGCAAAGAAACAGAAGCAAAAGAAG AAAAAAATGGCGCGGCGGCCGCGTCCCCCGGCGGACTGCGTTCCCTTGTGGGGAAGCTGCAAATCCTCCGGCAACGTGTGCTGTGATTTCTGTGCCTTCTGCCAGTGTCGGCTCTtcagaactgtgtgtgtctgtcgaaTGGGGAACCCTCGCTGCTGA
- the LOC128458977 gene encoding uncharacterized protein LOC128458977, with the protein MKKKVDHIICDNAANMKKAFSTCFPGQEDEDDDHDDFNIWNNLTVEEQERFENVLSAKSQTRLQCFAHTLQLTIGDGLKDTKIISAALSKASRLSSLLHTSTTFKDKFEMEFGQRGIPASVTTRWNSTLRQLKSVLNCDQLKLSAVLEDAGHKETVFTAREWSQIRELVDVLQPFGEATDLTQGEKIVTISAVVPCILSLNHHLENQKERVHYMGGLIRSLQESLQRRFRGIFVHVRMADDQSDGATLPFSDPLYLKAALLDPSFGTMWLAHDVLAPENVKEDVSVMIKSLILRDAGMTMTTTSPITDEPITPSEPERQTGLFSAYRKNMKMSSNSTPQIQLNHYLDICDGQSCLQFWAMNRRTLPSLFKVAVRVMAVPASSAPVERVFSHGGVIMRPHRSQLSDKVLSNLIFCKCNAL; encoded by the exons ATGAAGAAAAAGGTCGACCACATCATCTGTGACAACGCTGCAAACATGAAAAAGGCGTTCAGTACATGTTTTCCTGGacaggaagatgaagatgacgaCCATGATGATTTCAACATTTGGAACAACCTGACAGTGGAAGAGCAGGAGAGGTTTGAGAATGTATTGAGTGCAAAGTCCCAGACAAGACTTCAATGTTTTGCACATACCCTTCAATTGACTATAGGTGATGGCCTTAAAGACACTAAAATAATCAGTGCAGCTCTCTCCAAAGCTTCAAGGTTGAGCTCTTTGCTCCACACGAGCACCACTTTCAAAGACAAATTTGAGATGGAGTTTGGACAGCGTGGAATCCCTGCCTCTGTAACCACACGCTGGAATTCCACACTTAGGCAACTGAAATCAGTGCTTAACTGTGACCAACTGAAACTGTCTGCAGTTCTTGAAGATGcgggacacaaagagacagtaTTCACAGCTAGAGAGTGGAGTCAGATAAGGGAACTGGTGGATGTTCTTCAACCCTTTGGAGAAGCCACGGATCTCACACAAGGAGAAAAAATTGTCACTATAAGTGCTGTGGTACCCTGCATCCTTTCTCTTAATCATCACTTGGAAAATCAAAAAGAGAGAGTGCACTACATGGGTGGTTTGATCCGTAGCCTGCAAGAATCACTCCAAAGAAGATTCAGAGGGATCTTTGTACATGTGAGGATGGCAGATGACCAGAGTGATGGAGCAACCTTGCCGTTCTCTGACCCTCTATACCTAAAAGCTGCTTTGCTGGATCCTTCATTCGGCACCATGTGGTTGGCCCATGATGTTTTGGCCCCTGAAAACGTCAAGGAGGATGTGTCTGTGATGATAAAAA GCTTGATTCTCAGAGATGCTGGCATGACCATGACCACGACCAGTCCAATCACCGATGAGCCAATTACACCGTCAGAGCCAGAGCGTCAGACTGGGCTGTTCTCAGCATACCGCAAAAATATGAAGATGAGTTCAAATTCCACTCCCCAAATTCAGTTGAACCACTACCTCGACATTTGTGATGGACAGAGCTGCCTTCAGTTTTGGGCCATGAACAGGCGCACCCTCCCCTCTTTGTTCAAGGTGGCGGTAAGGGTCATGGCAGTCCCTGCATCAAGTGCACCTGTTGAACGTGTGTTCAGCCATGGTGGGGTGATAATGCGACCCCATCGTTCACAACTGAGTGACAAAGTACTCTCAAATTTAATtttttgcaaatgcaatgcaTTGTAA